The DNA sequence aagcgctatataaatacagcacatttacatttacataatcaacacattaatttgatAGATTATGACACATGTTATGTAGACGATATCtatttaaacctctgttaaacccacagacatttattataacttccagaagaaatcagtttctaaagacaccagatatgtcaagatgaagtttgagttcatttgtaaagaattgctgcacatttaacatatgataataaatggaataaagtgtaaatcagtcaccacaggaaacagattctgtagaaaataagatgtaaatatatgaatatgtacatTTGTTCCCTTGCTTTAAAATGAATCAATACCTGAATGAGATCAGTGATTAGTTTActctgacaggagagatgatcagaggggcagagtttttaccACCATCATTAGGGTAGGGACCGAAGTATGGAagagtttctcagtgaaggagcagccagtaaaggagtagataagagctgcagcatctacgtcataaaggagaccagaccctcctcatagtccacaaacacccccacctCTGAGGAGGAGACTTCAGAGAGAGACGCACACCAGGGCCAGCAAGAGCTCTGTACTCATTCCCATTTCTCAACCATATCGTCCAGTAACCATACCGAGGGCTCAGTGTGATGTCTCCCTTCCTGTTGATCGACTCTCTGGCCACTCCTAATGTCCATGCAGTCTTTCTTTTAACTTGAACCTCAAAGTAAATCTGCCTGAAGAGAACTCTGTTttcctaaaacacaaacacacttagaAAATCTCTCCGGGCTGTCTGGGAGATTCTTCTTTACATCACCATGATTCACTTGTTTCCCATCATCAGACAGGAAGACCCAGAGATTAGCTGTATCAGGATCaagagtcacatccactgcatacTGCTGGACCTCTTCAGCTCggcttcaaccagcttcttcaTCTCTTTACTGAGTGTCTCCTCCAGCTGAACCACAGCTTTCACCACAGTCCCCTCATATGATGATGGACGGACGCTGACCTCTGTCCAGTCCTTGGTGGGTGGAGGTTGTTGGATGTTTAGGGACTGGGCCctctggagaagatggaggtggtCTTCAGAGCGTACATCTGCTCCACCTCAGTGCTTCTCTTCATCAGCTCAGAGATTTCCTGCTCCAGCTCTGTGATGAAAGCTTCGGcctgtttttctcttgttttctgcttctcttGGATGGTGTTGATGAGCTCATTCAGGCCTCTCTCAGCAGACTCCTTCAGAGAAGTGAAGACCTCAACaccttctgctatctctctgtctgcagcttCCTCACTGAGGTCCACTGAGTATTTAACCTCCAGAATCTTCAGTCGTCTCTTCTGGATCATCTGCTGAATTTCAGCCTCTGTCTTCCCCAGCTctgctttcatttcttcatATTCTTCTATTAGAGGAACAACATCATGCGTCTTGGGTCTAAAACAGTGCagagcatgcagacacatgtctGGTCGGTCTTACAGAACAGCTCCAGAGGTTTATCGTGCTCCGTACACATCCTGCCTTCCAGGTTCTCCACAGGGTCGATcagctgatgtcttttcagacGTGAAGCTGACAGATGAGGCTCCAGGTGAATCTCACAGTAGGAGAccagacacaccaggcaggacttCAGGGCCTTCAGTTTGGTTCCAGTGCAGACGTCACAGGGAACTTCTCCTGGTTTGGACACTTGttgctctgagctgctgctgctggctttcTGTTGAGCTGATTGTCTGAACTGAGCGACCATCTCAGAGTGAAAGTGTTGACCCTCAAATCAGTCTTCTGGTAAAAGCTCCTTACACAGGGGACACAGGTACTGGTCATTAGTATTCCAGTGATCAGTGATGCAGGTTTTGCAGAAGTTGTGACCACATGGTGTGGAGACAGGATCAGAGAACacatccagacagatggagcaCAGAAACTGATCTTCAGATGGCAGATAGTTTGCAGCAGCCATATCTACAcagaaaggaaataaaaagagaaacattaTATTTAAAACCTGTGAACAGACTGATCTCAGCCTTCAGCCTATGGTTACTTGGCAACAAGTAACATTATCTGTTCAAAACTCTTAATCACCTTGATACCGAGTTCACTCTCACCAAACTGGTCTTGTGTCTTAATGACAGGTCCACTTTATTTGACGTCAAGGTAAAATATTTATGACTTAATTACAGTCTAATGTGATGTCAACACATAATGCTAAGTAGTATTAAAGGGCGAAAATACGCATATACATCGGGAGGTTATTtagagactccttaaagctgcattatatctgatctccagcagggggggggactccttaaagctgcattatacctgatctccagcagggggggggactccttaaagctgcattatatctgatctccagcagggggagactccttaaagctgcttatatatgatctccagcagggggagactccttaaagctgcattatatctgatctccagctgggggggggggggggactcctttaaagctgcattatatctgatctccagctgggggggggggggactcctttaaagctgcattatatctatctcctgcaggggggggactgactccttaaagctgcattctatctgatctcctcaagagtgtatggctgcagcctgggcgtctcatgtcatccgtcccgtcacatgcggtctcgtctcatgcggaggtgtgtccaacggtaaattcagagggtcaaaataTACGAAATCgcaaataattttccagatggagtcacagGTAAATCTGTGACCACATTtttttgcaatcaattgaaaaacgttaaaaactgttaaggtaacaattttgccatacatatagtttgctcatttctgaatgttatgatTGTGTTATACCACATTAACGTAGCCTACATTTGATGAAACCTGTATCAGCCACGCAGCCatttctgccaactaacggcAGGATTTCCTGAGGAGGGGTAACAAGGATCTGCACACAGCAAGaacaagaatacaaaaatatacatgtatgttTTCTCTCTAGTGTGACTGCGTTGATGTCTTTTTATGTGTCtctgctgtgtgaaagctgccctacattgatcacagctgtgcggcttctctccagtgtgaactctctgatgaatctttaaatatcctgatgatgtgaaggttttgtcacagtgctgacagcggtgatgtttgactcctcttcctctccgtttctagacagaaaaacagagagtgagttagtgaggtgccggTAGAgatctatcttaaactagaaactatgtccacatttagagcatgtctgtgGAACAGAGTTTGACTGATgcattacctttcttaattatctgccaacatccccattatggagttgcattatgggaaatgtaacatccagtgtttgttagtttgtgataaTATACTACTTCTGATCATGTGTGGCCTCCCTTTTAtatgccagcctttagccagcggTAACACATGGGGGGGGTCATCCAGGATTTTAGTGTcaggaaagttgtaaatgtaacatttttcccacagatttttacaTTGCACTTGTATCTGTAGGGGGGTATggtgttgtctttatgttgctgGACTAGGTCTACTGCAGTAAAgtaggctgggggcattgaacctgagtggacaatgttcaaagtttcaaTTGCTGAAGCTGCTTCTGCATGTTTGACAAAAGCAAGAACTGTGTCCGGGGTTCTCGCAGTAAGTCgaactcgttccaggtgagggttggcctccgccagggctgcactttgtcaccaatcctgtttgtaatatttatggacaggatatcgaggcgtagtcggggcggggaggggtgacatgaacatatgaatctgtttaattaaattggtagaaatgtacaatACGATGAACTTGattgcacattatatgaaaggcccTGAGGAGATTATCCTCTCTGATTTCCCCCGGCCTTTATTTGCCCGTGTTGCCCCCCCGCCACTATCAGAGTGCGGAGTTTAATGACTACTACCGTTTCTTCTTTGAGGTtacggtataatatataatcctaaaagacatttgtgaaaccctctttgtgcattcattaatattgagattagatttctgggagtcttcagtctggagtaacctcttccttcactcacctcctccttcttcctcttgctccccgctcctctgagtctcccgagCCTCCTGACACCTTtccctcttgccctccttctccttctcctcctcctc is a window from the Etheostoma spectabile isolate EspeVRDwgs_2016 unplaced genomic scaffold, UIUC_Espe_1.0 scaffold00010038, whole genome shotgun sequence genome containing:
- the LOC116679259 gene encoding tripartite motif-containing protein 29-like, whose product is MVAQFRQSAQQKASSSSSEQQVSKPGEVPCDVCTGTKLKALKSCLVCLVSYCEIHLEPHLSASRLKRHQLIDPVENLEGRMCTEHDKPLELPKTHDVVPLIEEYEEMKAELGKTEAEIQQMIQKRRLKILEIKQSVELSDEDADREIAEGVQVFTSLRESVERGLNELINTIKEKQKTTEKQAEAFITELEQEISELMKRSTEVEQLSRSEDHLHLLQRVQSLNIQQPPPTKDWTEVRVRPSSYEGTTWEYQGWPP